Proteins encoded within one genomic window of Hallerella porci:
- the recJ gene encoding single-stranded-DNA-specific exonuclease RecJ — protein sequence MNAELLANSIAHKLSIPHLIARILVARGCESVSKAYARVHSTREDVLNPLDSKQPMCGMDAALDWILQAKNSGEKLCIFGDYDMDGLTGTALLKRGLSEIGIDASWHLPCRFGMGSGYGLSTDVVDQMLAENVRYLLTVDTGITANAEIEYAKSKGMRVMIIDHHEPSGDGLPPSDVLLDPCQDDCLYPNKSLCGVGVSYKFIDTLFQKEGKGSADKYLDLVALGTLADLVEMTPENRYLTRSGLSRLLTSAWPGVRELCRRQLENAPYVGGQDVLFRIAPLMNAPGRMDKPDVALELLLCDDAAKASALLDNLSKYNDLRKKTEADISKAAIDWVNDRYGEKLPHVLVVDGKSWHPGVIGIVAAKVAQTFNRPSAVLTVENGIAQASARAIPGFNWHKALFEVRDLFLRWGGHANAAGFSLKEEDIPVLRERLQRWAEDQNAAAFGEPVEENSERIPAALNEITPDLMNALQNLEPFGGKNPYPILFTENVQVEKLRELRGGHLQLKLSQSGSPQFAAIAFGMANAKKIIEAKHKKISIAFEPVWNVFAGRKSIQLLIKSIS from the coding sequence ATGAACGCAGAACTTCTCGCCAATTCGATTGCGCATAAATTAAGCATTCCGCATTTGATTGCTCGCATTTTAGTTGCCCGCGGATGTGAATCGGTTTCCAAGGCTTACGCTCGCGTGCACAGTACCCGCGAAGATGTTTTAAATCCGCTCGATTCCAAGCAACCGATGTGCGGCATGGACGCTGCATTAGATTGGATTCTTCAGGCAAAAAATTCGGGCGAAAAACTTTGCATCTTTGGTGATTACGATATGGACGGTCTCACCGGAACAGCCTTATTAAAGCGCGGACTTTCGGAAATCGGAATTGACGCGTCGTGGCATTTGCCGTGTCGCTTTGGAATGGGCTCGGGCTATGGGCTTTCTACCGATGTCGTCGATCAAATGCTCGCAGAAAATGTCCGCTATCTTTTGACGGTCGATACGGGAATTACCGCGAACGCCGAAATTGAATATGCGAAATCCAAAGGCATGCGTGTCATGATTATCGATCACCACGAACCTTCGGGCGATGGACTTCCGCCGAGCGATGTGCTTTTAGATCCGTGTCAAGACGATTGCCTTTACCCGAATAAATCGCTTTGCGGCGTCGGCGTTTCGTATAAATTCATCGATACGCTTTTCCAAAAAGAAGGCAAAGGTTCTGCGGACAAATATTTGGATTTGGTGGCGCTCGGTACCTTAGCCGATCTCGTCGAAATGACTCCGGAAAATCGTTACTTGACCCGCAGCGGACTTTCGCGACTTTTAACCAGTGCGTGGCCCGGAGTGCGTGAACTTTGCCGCCGTCAATTAGAAAATGCGCCTTATGTCGGCGGGCAAGATGTGCTCTTCCGCATTGCGCCGTTAATGAATGCGCCCGGTCGTATGGACAAGCCCGACGTCGCTTTGGAATTACTCCTCTGCGATGATGCCGCAAAAGCGTCCGCTTTGCTCGACAATCTTTCGAAGTATAATGACTTGCGCAAAAAAACGGAAGCCGATATTTCTAAAGCGGCAATTGATTGGGTGAATGATCGTTACGGCGAAAAATTGCCGCATGTTTTAGTCGTCGATGGAAAATCGTGGCATCCCGGCGTCATCGGAATTGTCGCTGCAAAAGTGGCGCAAACATTTAACCGCCCGTCTGCAGTTTTAACCGTTGAAAATGGCATTGCTCAAGCGTCGGCGCGCGCAATTCCCGGATTTAATTGGCACAAGGCTTTGTTCGAAGTCCGCGATTTATTTTTGCGGTGGGGCGGTCACGCCAACGCAGCCGGATTCAGCCTCAAAGAAGAAGACATTCCCGTTCTTCGCGAACGTTTGCAGCGTTGGGCCGAAGATCAAAATGCGGCAGCTTTCGGCGAACCTGTTGAAGAAAATTCCGAACGGATTCCGGCGGCGCTCAACGAAATTACTCCCGACTTGATGAATGCGTTACAAAACTTAGAACCGTTTGGCGGGAAAAATCCGTATCCGATTCTCTTTACCGAAAATGTTCAGGTCGAAAAATTACGGGAATTGCGCGGCGGGCATTTACAGCTTAAACTTTCGCAAAGCGGAAGTCCTCAATTTGCAGCGATTGCCTTTGGCATGGCAAATGCAAAAAAAATTATCGAAGCGAAACACAAAAAAATTTCTATCGCATTTGAACCGGTTTGGAATGTTTTCGCCGGTAGAAAAAGTATTCAGCTTTTGATTAAATCCATTTCGTAA
- the hemG gene encoding protoporphyrinogen oxidase: MKKIAIIGAGITGLSTAFYAKKAGHAVTVFDKNAEVGGVMQSHSQNGFIYESGPSTGVASLPEVVELFEDLGIRSKMEEAPSLSGNRFILKSGKLHPIPSDPISGLLTPLFSWKDKFGMPFEPFRPRGTDPNETLTSFVKRRLGESFLNYAVDPFVSGVYAGTPDDMIPRFALPKLYNLERDYGSFIRGSIAKMRQPKTARDKKASKKTFSAKGGLSTLTESLKNSIGTENFVMNSSPIVTPQEGKFSVQVGEKNYGIFDRVIFTAGASHVFEVFPFAKENFADASAVLYAKVAVAAVGFKHWEGLPLNGFGALMPSKEKRNILGILYMSSLFQNRAPQNGALLAVFVGGLRHPEFVSMSDAELKNLIGKEVAEILHLKQFNPDLFEITRHEEAIPQYDLKTPLREKAYRGIEEAFPGILMGGNGIDGIGMAKRIAQGRALAEKI, translated from the coding sequence ATGAAAAAAATTGCGATTATCGGTGCTGGAATTACTGGACTTTCGACTGCGTTTTATGCAAAAAAAGCCGGCCATGCGGTAACTGTTTTTGATAAAAATGCGGAAGTTGGCGGAGTGATGCAATCTCACTCTCAAAATGGTTTTATTTATGAATCCGGCCCGAGCACAGGCGTTGCAAGCCTTCCCGAAGTCGTAGAACTTTTTGAAGATTTGGGAATTCGTTCGAAAATGGAAGAAGCGCCGAGTCTTTCAGGAAATCGTTTCATTTTAAAAAGCGGAAAATTGCACCCGATTCCGTCGGATCCCATCAGCGGACTTTTGACGCCGCTATTTTCGTGGAAAGATAAATTCGGAATGCCTTTCGAACCTTTCCGTCCGCGCGGAACGGATCCGAACGAAACGTTAACATCTTTTGTCAAGCGCCGACTCGGAGAATCCTTTTTGAATTATGCGGTTGATCCTTTTGTTTCCGGCGTTTATGCGGGAACTCCCGACGATATGATTCCGCGATTTGCGCTCCCGAAACTTTATAATTTGGAACGCGATTACGGCAGTTTCATCCGCGGTTCCATTGCAAAAATGCGACAGCCAAAAACCGCCCGCGATAAAAAAGCTTCGAAAAAAACTTTCTCGGCAAAGGGCGGCTTAAGCACTCTCACCGAAAGTTTGAAAAACTCAATCGGCACCGAAAATTTTGTGATGAATTCAAGCCCAATTGTCACCCCGCAAGAGGGAAAATTTTCCGTTCAAGTCGGTGAAAAAAATTACGGCATTTTTGACCGCGTGATTTTTACAGCGGGAGCGAGTCACGTTTTCGAAGTCTTCCCCTTTGCAAAGGAAAATTTCGCCGATGCAAGTGCAGTTCTCTACGCAAAAGTCGCTGTCGCTGCAGTCGGTTTTAAACATTGGGAAGGTCTTCCACTCAACGGTTTTGGTGCCCTAATGCCGTCCAAAGAAAAGCGAAATATTCTCGGCATTCTTTACATGTCTTCGTTATTTCAGAACCGCGCCCCGCAGAACGGCGCATTGCTCGCGGTTTTCGTCGGTGGTTTGCGTCACCCCGAATTCGTTTCGATGTCCGATGCGGAACTCAAAAATTTAATCGGCAAAGAAGTCGCTGAAATTTTACACTTGAAGCAATTCAATCCCGATTTATTTGAAATTACTCGCCACGAAGAAGCGATTCCGCAATACGATTTGAAAACGCCTCTTCGCGAAAAAGCGTATCGAGGAATTGAAGAAGCTTTCCCCGGCATTTTGATGGGCGGAAACGGCATCGACGGCATCGGAATGGCAAAACGCATTGCACAAGGACGCGCCCTCGCCGAAAAAATTTGA
- a CDS encoding glycoside hydrolase family 43 protein has translation MDSVLKQAFFALTIFSFCAVSVYATSVAVHDPSVVLVYKDAAGNSYPEQDAKNSRTKFYYIFGTQMGAAYSKDLIDWTEFKPTFTVNGKLSTDYAQILSVAAKWSKHNTSDDVLGNYWAPDIIYNKNLKKWCLYYSENGDDWLSSIGLLTSDKIEGPYEYAGTVVYGGMDEKSSGTGNEDYKKVMGTSTIASRYMKNGSWIGEYGVSCIDPNVFYDEDGNLWLLYGSWSGGLFMLKLDKKTGLRDYTQTYGKNGEAVWSGTALQSDPYMGIHVGGGYYVSGEGSYIKYMKNQEGKGYYFMFVSYGFYSPDGGYTMRVFRSDKVTGPYTDVTGDPAIFSKYIYNYGLNTTYGFPIIQSYRWSFWDENHGEIADGHNSLLTDDDGRNFVVYHRKMTNNTAWHNVEVHELVMDKNDWVEALPFEHRLGYGVSKTAVNLEEIAGHYKMILHEPFAQKDGSRPVNLEKDLYLNADGTLSGNYSGTWNYDFQKGKNFIDFKTTGENFTGVLAVQLMNDVSKKTTTFTAMNAKGERALWGYKVPETKNLEVKNFVGDSVKTIGGKDIAWNDYEKFEKVNGVKNFAAEFEFENNSLGNENWNHWILAFKTSSGLWYLRADAYSVESFSGSSVGYYKSWNNDWEKFKAIFKNAKVKIKAVRSESTINVFVYAKDSLVYAASATNTPDSDYEIYLGADNAELKISKVSIGENLERILVGEIDDAGNYTSAFNAKVSQEFKAPAGNFKMNLKFANYGNGEGASNWDNFLIRENVNGKTMILRADVYALDALGNVKFSSDWDWDNFSEIMRNANVDLSIERLKDTIHFAGIISAENGDVYHYGAIQTGASTDEISFSLSVEKSAVDLFEVSSFKSVGKIIPSDTTKKDTSEIEKPSSILEISKNAQAKKSSVWLVRKNGNAEVKMKGKSFRINGKRM, from the coding sequence ATGGATTCTGTTTTAAAACAAGCGTTTTTCGCTTTGACAATTTTTAGTTTTTGCGCGGTTTCTGTGTATGCAACTTCGGTTGCAGTGCACGATCCGTCGGTCGTTTTAGTTTATAAAGATGCTGCGGGAAATTCTTATCCAGAACAAGATGCAAAAAATTCGCGTACGAAGTTCTATTACATTTTTGGAACGCAAATGGGAGCTGCGTATTCAAAAGATTTAATCGACTGGACTGAATTTAAACCGACCTTTACTGTAAACGGAAAACTTTCTACCGATTACGCTCAAATTTTAAGTGTGGCTGCCAAGTGGTCAAAACATAATACTTCAGATGATGTGCTTGGAAATTATTGGGCGCCCGATATTATTTACAATAAAAATTTGAAAAAGTGGTGCCTTTATTATTCGGAAAATGGCGATGATTGGTTGTCATCAATTGGGCTTTTAACATCGGATAAAATTGAAGGCCCTTACGAATACGCGGGCACAGTTGTCTACGGCGGTATGGACGAAAAATCTTCGGGCACAGGAAATGAAGATTATAAAAAAGTCATGGGCACTTCGACGATTGCAAGCCGCTATATGAAAAACGGTTCGTGGATTGGCGAATATGGCGTAAGCTGCATCGACCCGAATGTCTTTTACGATGAAGACGGCAATTTGTGGCTTTTGTATGGTTCATGGTCGGGCGGACTTTTTATGTTAAAGCTTGACAAAAAAACGGGCCTTCGCGATTACACGCAAACTTATGGAAAAAATGGCGAAGCCGTTTGGAGTGGAACCGCTTTGCAATCCGACCCTTACATGGGAATTCATGTGGGCGGCGGTTATTATGTAAGCGGCGAAGGCTCTTACATTAAATACATGAAAAATCAAGAAGGCAAAGGCTATTACTTTATGTTTGTGAGCTACGGATTTTATTCTCCTGATGGCGGCTACACCATGCGCGTTTTTCGATCCGATAAAGTGACAGGCCCTTATACCGATGTTACGGGCGACCCGGCGATTTTTTCAAAATACATTTACAATTATGGTTTGAATACCACATACGGATTTCCGATTATTCAAAGTTATCGTTGGAGTTTTTGGGATGAAAATCACGGCGAAATTGCCGATGGTCACAATTCTCTTTTAACCGATGACGACGGCAGAAATTTTGTGGTGTATCATCGTAAAATGACGAACAATACAGCGTGGCATAATGTCGAAGTGCATGAATTGGTGATGGATAAAAATGATTGGGTTGAGGCGTTGCCATTTGAGCATCGCTTAGGTTATGGCGTTTCAAAAACGGCGGTCAATTTAGAAGAAATCGCGGGGCATTATAAAATGATTTTGCACGAACCGTTTGCGCAAAAAGATGGTTCGCGCCCGGTGAATTTGGAAAAGGATTTGTACTTAAATGCAGACGGCACTTTATCGGGAAATTATTCGGGCACGTGGAATTATGATTTTCAAAAAGGAAAAAATTTCATTGATTTTAAAACGACTGGCGAAAATTTCACCGGCGTTTTAGCGGTGCAGCTGATGAACGATGTCTCGAAAAAAACGACGACATTTACTGCGATGAACGCAAAAGGCGAGCGCGCTTTGTGGGGTTATAAAGTTCCCGAAACGAAAAATTTAGAAGTGAAAAATTTTGTGGGCGATAGCGTTAAAACGATTGGCGGAAAAGACATCGCTTGGAATGATTATGAAAAATTTGAAAAAGTCAATGGTGTAAAAAATTTTGCAGCCGAATTTGAATTTGAAAATAATTCGCTCGGAAATGAAAATTGGAATCATTGGATTTTAGCTTTTAAAACGAGTTCAGGTTTATGGTATCTGCGCGCCGATGCATATAGCGTGGAATCTTTTAGCGGGTCAAGTGTCGGCTATTATAAATCGTGGAATAATGATTGGGAAAAATTCAAAGCGATTTTCAAAAATGCAAAAGTGAAAATCAAAGCGGTTCGAAGCGAATCGACGATAAACGTTTTTGTTTACGCAAAGGATTCTTTGGTTTATGCAGCGTCTGCGACGAATACACCCGACAGCGATTACGAAATTTATTTAGGCGCGGATAACGCAGAACTTAAAATTTCAAAAGTTTCTATCGGCGAAAATTTAGAGCGCATTTTAGTCGGCGAAATCGACGATGCGGGAAATTATACTTCGGCATTTAACGCAAAGGTTTCGCAAGAATTTAAGGCGCCGGCGGGGAACTTTAAAATGAATTTAAAATTCGCGAATTACGGAAATGGCGAAGGCGCAAGCAACTGGGATAATTTCTTGATCCGTGAAAATGTAAATGGCAAAACGATGATTTTGCGCGCGGATGTTTACGCTCTCGATGCTTTAGGAAATGTGAAATTTTCAAGCGATTGGGACTGGGATAATTTCTCGGAAATTATGCGCAATGCAAATGTCGATTTATCGATTGAACGTTTGAAAGATACGATTCATTTTGCAGGAATTATTTCTGCGGAAAATGGCGACGTGTATCATTATGGCGCAATTCAAACGGGTGCATCGACCGATGAAATTTCGTTTAGTCTAAGCGTCGAAAAAAGTGCTGTAGATTTGTTCGAAGTTTCGTCTTTCAAATCGGTTGGAAAAATTATCCCCAGCGATACGACGAAAAAAGATACGTCGGAAATTGAAAAGCCCTCTTCGATTTTAGAAATTTCAAAGAATGCGCAAGCAAAAAAATCTTCGGTTTGGTTAGTGCGCAAAAATGGAAATGCCGAAGTGAAAATGAAAGGGAAAAGCTTTAGAATTAACGGAAAAAGAATGTAA
- the guaB gene encoding IMP dehydrogenase, giving the protein MKLLPEALTFDDVLLVPGESSVLPAQTEIKTQLAPNIKLNIPIISAAMDTVTTAPLAISIALQGGLGVIHKNMSIEAQAEEVRKVKRWQSGIVLNPVTLDADQPLSDAYKTRFETKVSGFPILSKGKLVGMLTSRDLRMISDRNAKIKDVMTKNPITASPKISLAKAKEILNENRIEKLPLVDANGALKGLVTMTDILKRESNPNASLDKNGQLLVAAAVSTSANTLERIHALVEAGVDMVVIDTAHGHHIGVRNMVKTVRKKYPKLTICAGNVCTPEAVMELAKCGANVVKVGIGPGSICTTRIIAGVGYPQFSAVVECGKAARKVGVKIIADGGIKYSGDIVKALAAGGNAVMLGSLFAGTEESPGEVILADGRSYKSYRGMGSLGAMKAGSADRYFQGSVTEEKKFVPEGIEGRVPYKGPLRDTIYQLVGGIHSAMGYAGAANLEELYKKSTFVRITGAGLRESHPHDVTITKEAPNYHA; this is encoded by the coding sequence ATGAAACTACTTCCCGAAGCCCTGACTTTTGACGATGTTTTGCTCGTCCCAGGGGAATCCTCGGTCTTGCCCGCTCAGACGGAAATCAAGACTCAACTTGCACCGAATATCAAATTGAATATTCCTATTATCAGTGCCGCGATGGACACTGTGACGACGGCGCCTCTCGCCATTTCGATTGCTCTTCAAGGCGGTCTCGGCGTGATTCACAAGAATATGTCGATCGAAGCGCAAGCCGAAGAAGTGCGCAAGGTGAAGCGTTGGCAGTCGGGAATCGTTTTAAATCCCGTGACTTTGGATGCGGATCAGCCGTTAAGCGATGCGTATAAGACTCGCTTTGAAACGAAGGTGAGCGGATTTCCGATTCTTTCGAAGGGAAAACTCGTCGGGATGTTAACGAGTCGCGATTTGCGGATGATTTCGGACCGCAATGCGAAGATTAAGGATGTGATGACGAAGAATCCGATTACGGCTTCTCCGAAAATTAGCCTCGCAAAGGCAAAAGAAATTTTGAACGAAAATCGCATTGAAAAATTACCGCTCGTCGATGCAAATGGCGCTTTGAAAGGCCTTGTGACGATGACGGATATTTTGAAACGCGAAAGCAATCCGAACGCAAGCTTAGACAAAAACGGTCAGCTTTTGGTCGCGGCTGCGGTGAGCACTTCGGCAAATACTCTCGAACGCATTCATGCGTTGGTCGAAGCCGGCGTGGATATGGTTGTTATCGATACTGCTCACGGTCATCATATCGGTGTGCGGAATATGGTGAAGACCGTCCGCAAGAAATATCCGAAGCTCACGATTTGCGCGGGTAACGTTTGCACGCCGGAAGCGGTGATGGAACTTGCTAAGTGCGGCGCGAATGTGGTGAAAGTGGGAATTGGTCCGGGTTCAATTTGCACGACTCGCATTATCGCGGGCGTCGGTTATCCGCAATTTTCGGCGGTTGTCGAATGCGGTAAAGCGGCTCGCAAAGTGGGCGTAAAAATTATCGCTGATGGTGGTATTAAGTATTCGGGCGATATCGTGAAGGCGCTCGCGGCTGGCGGAAACGCGGTGATGCTCGGAAGCCTTTTTGCTGGAACTGAAGAAAGCCCGGGCGAAGTGATTCTCGCGGATGGTCGTAGCTACAAGAGCTACCGCGGCATGGGTTCTCTCGGCGCGATGAAGGCTGGTTCTGCGGACCGTTACTTCCAAGGTAGCGTCACCGAAGAAAAGAAATTCGTCCCCGAAGGCATTGAAGGCCGCGTTCCGTACAAGGGACCGCTCCGCGATACGATTTATCAGTTGGTCGGCGGCATTCATTCGGCGATGGGTTACGCTGGGGCAGCAAACCTCGAAGAACTTTATAAGAAATCGACGTTTGTTCGCATTACGGGCGCAGGACTTCGCGAATCGCATCCGCACGATGTGACGATTACAAAAGAAGCGCCGAACTATCACGCTTAA
- a CDS encoding tyrosine-type recombinase/integrase: MAFLSEHVEKFLKYISLERRFSPRTVKTYQESLEKFQHFLPENAELSAFTTEAIRRFIWEMRQDENLKISSIDLHIACLKSFGKYLVRSHALENNPAEIIPMPKQPKRLVSFLSQKDLADEKFLQIENPTLPMLRARVLLELIYGSGLRISECQSLTWLRLDFPNRTVKVFGKGGKERIVPLTHEAIHWFHLYQGKLSEAGRNSSGKNPVFLNEHGNAHDVRTLRRDIHDLLRSIGWEGKASPHVLRHSFATHLLENGADLMSVKEMLGHSSLATTQVYTHVSAERLRESFKKAHPRG, encoded by the coding sequence ATGGCATTCCTTTCGGAACATGTTGAAAAATTTTTGAAGTACATCTCGCTAGAGCGGCGATTTTCTCCGCGTACCGTCAAAACTTATCAAGAATCCCTCGAAAAATTTCAACATTTTCTTCCCGAAAACGCAGAGCTTTCAGCCTTCACCACCGAAGCGATTCGACGCTTTATTTGGGAAATGCGCCAAGACGAAAATCTCAAAATTTCGAGCATCGATTTGCACATCGCTTGCTTAAAAAGTTTTGGAAAATATCTTGTCCGAAGCCACGCCTTAGAAAATAATCCCGCCGAAATTATTCCGATGCCAAAGCAGCCGAAGCGACTTGTATCTTTCCTTTCGCAAAAAGATCTCGCCGACGAAAAATTTTTGCAAATTGAAAATCCAACGCTTCCGATGTTACGCGCCCGCGTCCTTTTGGAACTCATTTATGGTTCGGGTCTTCGTATTTCGGAATGTCAAAGTTTGACATGGCTCCGTTTAGATTTTCCCAATCGCACCGTAAAAGTTTTCGGCAAAGGTGGCAAAGAACGCATCGTTCCACTCACCCACGAAGCGATTCATTGGTTTCATTTGTATCAAGGAAAATTAAGCGAAGCCGGGAGAAATTCCTCGGGGAAAAATCCCGTTTTCTTAAACGAGCACGGCAACGCTCACGATGTCCGCACACTCCGCCGCGACATTCACGATTTACTGCGCAGCATCGGTTGGGAAGGCAAAGCGAGTCCGCATGTTCTGCGGCATAGTTTTGCAACGCATCTTTTGGAAAATGGCGCCGACTTAATGAGCGTCAAAGAAATGCTCGGGCATTCGAGTCTAGCAACCACTCAAGTCTACACGCACGTTTCCGCAGAACGTCTCCGCGAAAGTTTTAAGAAAGCGCATCCGCGCGGTTAA
- a CDS encoding PorV/PorQ family protein — MFRRMVKSLSILLAFAAWQAWAMDRVVGANASLDIHAGARSASLGGASLAVDHDLLELTSNPQQLANVENSWVAFSHVAYYEDTRYDYGAVQFPLGELGGLGIAFSRFGADDIPWIAEGDPLPEGSDYRTLSIADYVFTLAWGRRFLDDRLDVGVSFHGLYRELDQTGWGFRGDIGANYHVHPQFTVSTFLKGWTSSATTWEEGTFEYSSPEWYLALHFEQPISYFYGKLGAYWQSAGILHRENRDEDWDGEPRGGRFWEHPGDWFGGGRAGVEFAFDFGLSLRAGLASLSEMESWTAGAGIALSNWLRVDYAFESHPTLSAVHRVSLEFSPGLFLFPKKKSEPKPSAMQSQAMEKSEEAEEKSAVSEMEPTSEETLDEDSSGGIYWEE, encoded by the coding sequence ATGTTCCGCAGAATGGTAAAATCGCTGTCGATTCTTCTGGCGTTTGCCGCTTGGCAAGCGTGGGCGATGGATCGTGTGGTGGGCGCAAACGCTTCGCTTGATATTCATGCGGGCGCGCGTTCTGCTTCTCTCGGCGGAGCCTCTCTTGCTGTGGATCACGACCTTTTGGAACTTACTTCTAATCCGCAGCAATTAGCGAATGTTGAAAATTCTTGGGTCGCATTTAGCCATGTCGCTTACTACGAAGATACGCGTTACGATTATGGTGCGGTTCAATTTCCACTCGGCGAATTAGGCGGACTCGGAATTGCTTTTTCGCGTTTCGGTGCAGACGATATTCCGTGGATTGCCGAAGGAGATCCGCTGCCCGAAGGCTCGGATTATCGAACTCTTTCGATTGCGGACTATGTGTTCACCCTTGCTTGGGGTCGTCGATTCTTGGATGATCGCTTGGATGTGGGCGTGAGTTTTCACGGACTTTACCGCGAACTCGATCAGACCGGTTGGGGATTTCGCGGAGACATCGGCGCCAATTATCATGTGCATCCGCAGTTTACGGTTTCGACATTTCTCAAAGGTTGGACTTCGTCCGCGACGACTTGGGAAGAAGGAACTTTTGAATACAGTTCTCCCGAATGGTATTTGGCGTTGCATTTTGAACAGCCGATTTCTTATTTCTACGGAAAGCTCGGCGCCTATTGGCAAAGCGCGGGAATTTTGCACCGCGAAAACCGCGATGAAGATTGGGACGGTGAACCGCGCGGCGGCAGATTTTGGGAACATCCGGGCGATTGGTTTGGCGGCGGTCGAGCGGGCGTAGAATTTGCATTTGATTTTGGACTTTCTCTGCGCGCGGGTCTTGCAAGTCTTTCGGAAATGGAAAGCTGGACTGCGGGCGCGGGCATTGCGCTTTCGAATTGGCTGCGGGTCGATTATGCATTTGAATCGCATCCGACTCTTTCGGCTGTGCACCGCGTAAGCCTTGAATTTTCACCGGGATTATTCCTGTTCCCGAAGAAAAAATCGGAACCCAAACCGTCAGCGATGCAATCGCAAGCGATGGAAAAATCGGAAGAAGCAGAAGAAAAATCTGCGGTTTCGGAAATGGAACCGACTTCGGAAGAAACTTTGGACGAGGATTCTTCGGGTGGCATTTACTGGGAAGAATAA
- a CDS encoding STAS domain-containing protein, which yields MSELNNFRAVGLFDLVSAPITPIGAFDAEQFKKDVQPLLDKGSSFIAIDLTGIDFLYSDACSAFKIVRQELAEKNGAFGVLTDHDIVVDCLHKAGLDKSLLIFRKEADMLSFSIKEDSLKNEEPAPELSAEVKSENRRPSGSMQSIRRRVTGRFTKSFNAIHKDNSIKGMDNPFKEEKQKSSAGIWIVLALLVVAGVIAYMTLV from the coding sequence ATGAGCGAACTCAATAATTTTCGAGCAGTTGGATTATTTGATTTGGTCTCGGCGCCGATTACTCCGATTGGAGCATTCGATGCAGAACAATTCAAAAAAGATGTGCAGCCTCTTTTGGATAAAGGCTCGAGTTTTATCGCAATCGATTTGACAGGAATTGATTTCCTTTATAGCGATGCTTGCAGCGCATTTAAAATAGTGCGGCAAGAACTTGCCGAAAAGAACGGCGCATTTGGCGTTCTCACGGATCACGATATCGTTGTCGATTGTTTGCACAAAGCGGGACTTGATAAAAGTCTTCTCATTTTCCGCAAAGAAGCGGACATGCTTTCGTTCTCTATCAAAGAAGATTCGCTCAAAAATGAAGAACCGGCTCCGGAACTTTCTGCCGAAGTGAAAAGCGAAAATCGCCGCCCGTCGGGATCGATGCAATCAATTCGTCGCCGTGTCACGGGACGCTTTACCAAAAGTTTTAATGCGATTCATAAAGATAATTCCATCAAGGGAATGGATAATCCTTTCAAAGAAGAAAAGCAAAAATCGTCTGCGGGCATTTGGATTGTTCTCGCTCTTCTCGTCGTCGCTGGCGTTATTGCTTATATGACTTTGGTCTAA
- a CDS encoding NUDIX domain-containing protein, whose amino-acid sequence MEQKDVEFTFSDEVLESDRDAVVNSQLFQTWLKNSQEKFIVSKIHFSSVDFRFKDHSPLFIKLTAMATLPDGKPVHGIVLVRGNAVGVLVVLRCEGKPYLLLVRQPRFAISETESLEIPAGILDWSLDYRKVALSELKEEAMIDAKDEELIDLTGFYTDGKLDGHAGSCGLLDERIRLYAIEREVSPEELKRLDGRRQEYTDENEWIKTVVLPYEEAGKQFIDHKNLLAMFMYERYLRSQGRHL is encoded by the coding sequence ATGGAACAAAAAGACGTTGAATTTACTTTTTCCGATGAAGTTTTAGAAAGCGATCGCGATGCGGTTGTGAACAGTCAACTTTTTCAAACATGGCTGAAAAATTCTCAAGAAAAATTCATCGTTTCAAAAATTCATTTTTCTTCTGTGGATTTTCGGTTTAAAGATCATTCGCCGCTTTTCATTAAATTGACGGCGATGGCGACACTTCCCGATGGAAAACCGGTGCACGGAATTGTTCTTGTTCGCGGCAATGCTGTGGGCGTTTTGGTCGTGCTTCGCTGCGAAGGAAAACCGTATTTGCTTTTGGTGCGGCAGCCTCGTTTTGCGATTTCCGAAACGGAATCGTTAGAAATTCCCGCGGGCATTCTCGATTGGTCTTTGGATTATCGCAAAGTGGCGCTTTCGGAATTAAAAGAAGAAGCGATGATCGATGCGAAAGACGAAGAATTGATCGACCTCACCGGCTTTTATACCGACGGAAAATTAGATGGTCACGCAGGAAGCTGCGGCCTTTTGGATGAACGCATTCGTTTGTATGCAATTGAACGCGAAGTTTCTCCCGAAGAATTGAAACGTTTAGATGGTCGGCGTCAAGAATATACCGATGAAAATGAATGGATTAAAACAGTCGTGCTTCCTTACGAAGAAGCGGGAAAACAATTCATCGATCACAAAAATTTGTTAGCGATGTTTATGTATGAACGTTATCTGCGTTCGCAGGGCAGGCACTTGTAA